In Blautia wexlerae DSM 19850, a single window of DNA contains:
- the rpsB gene encoding 30S ribosomal protein S2 — MSVISMKQLLEAGVHFGHQTRRWNPKMAPYIYTERNGIYIIDLQQSVGMVDDAYNAIADIVADGGSILFVGTKKQAQDAIKTEAERCGQFYVNERWLGGMLTNFKTIQSRIARLKEIEAMEADGTFDVLPKKEVIELKKELAKLQKNIGGIKEMKRLPDAIFIVDPKKERICVQEAHTLGIPLIGICDTNCDPEELDYVIPGNDDAIRAVKLIVSKMADAVIEAKQGTADADGEIEAESEEFAATEE; from the coding sequence ATGAGCGTTATTTCAATGAAACAGCTTTTAGAAGCAGGCGTACATTTCGGACATCAGACAAGAAGATGGAACCCTAAAATGGCTCCATACATCTACACAGAGAGAAACGGTATCTACATCATCGACTTACAGCAGTCTGTAGGTATGGTTGACGATGCTTACAATGCAATCGCTGATATCGTAGCAGACGGTGGAAGCATCTTATTCGTAGGAACAAAGAAACAGGCTCAGGATGCTATCAAAACAGAAGCAGAGCGTTGCGGACAGTTCTATGTAAACGAGAGATGGTTAGGTGGTATGCTTACAAACTTCAAAACTATCCAGAGCCGTATTGCAAGACTGAAAGAAATCGAAGCTATGGAAGCTGATGGAACATTTGATGTTCTTCCTAAGAAAGAAGTTATTGAGCTGAAAAAAGAACTTGCAAAATTACAGAAAAACATCGGCGGTATCAAAGAAATGAAGAGACTTCCGGATGCAATCTTCATCGTAGATCCTAAGAAAGAAAGAATCTGCGTACAGGAAGCTCATACATTAGGAATCCCGCTTATCGGTATCTGCGATACAAACTGCGATCCGGAAGAACTGGATTATGTAATTCCGGGTAACGATGATGCAATCCGTGCAGTAAAATTAATCGTTTCCAAAATGGCAGACGCTGTTATCGAAGCAAAACAGGGTACTGCAGATGCAGACGGTGAAATCGAAGCTGAATCTGAAGAGTTCGCAGCTACAGAAGAATAA
- a CDS encoding CPBP family intramembrane glutamic endopeptidase, producing the protein MISQIVAGTALAVFARTAENSAETYYNYTIFLTGLTGILAMIPALYFYRRDKVRRIAGGLIPAQKKVPLSLLEIILLLLAGAGLAQYGNFLMAILQSFINSSAYQESMTRITEGKSLLMMIFWMGIIAPAAEEMIFRWLIYLRLRDWLKMPVAAVISGVVFGIYHGNIVQGIYASILGTAFAWILEMSGNIYSSMLLHMGANIWSLLISEYALDLYSMKYGVQILILIYLILLISVVYCLTHFEKMCSIRKKKRMI; encoded by the coding sequence GTGATTTCGCAGATCGTTGCAGGGACTGCGTTGGCAGTATTTGCAAGAACAGCAGAAAATTCGGCAGAGACATACTATAATTACACGATTTTTCTCACAGGCTTAACAGGAATCCTGGCTATGATCCCGGCATTGTATTTTTATCGAAGAGATAAAGTTAGAAGAATTGCCGGCGGTCTGATCCCGGCACAGAAAAAAGTACCGCTTTCCTTACTGGAAATAATTCTTCTGCTTCTGGCAGGAGCCGGACTTGCACAGTATGGAAACTTCCTGATGGCAATTCTTCAGTCATTTATCAACAGCAGTGCCTACCAGGAAAGCATGACCAGAATTACAGAAGGAAAATCACTTCTTATGATGATTTTCTGGATGGGAATTATTGCACCTGCGGCGGAGGAAATGATCTTCCGCTGGTTAATCTATCTGCGTCTGCGTGACTGGCTGAAGATGCCGGTGGCAGCAGTGATTTCCGGAGTGGTCTTTGGTATCTATCACGGAAATATCGTACAGGGAATTTACGCAAGTATCCTCGGAACTGCATTTGCATGGATACTGGAAATGAGTGGAAATATTTACAGCAGTATGCTGCTCCATATGGGAGCAAACATCTGGTCACTGCTTATCTCAGAATATGCACTGGATTTGTATTCCATGAAATATGGGGTACAGATTCTCATATTGATCTATCTGATTCTGTTGATCAGTGTGGTATATTGCCTTACCCATTTCGAAAAGATGTGCAGTATAAGAAAAAAGAAAAGAATGATATAA
- the tsf gene encoding translation elongation factor Ts: MAITAAQVKELREMTGAGMMDCKKALTATEGDMDKAVEFLREKGLATAQKKASRVAAEGLCKTLVSEDGKKAVVVEVNAETDFVAKNEKFQNYVADVAAQAMNTTAADIDAFLAEAWALDTTKTVKEALAAQIAVIGENMNIRRFAQVTEENGFVASYTHMGGKIGVLVDVETDVVNDAVKEMAKNVAMQIAALKPQYTSDSEVSAEYIEHEKEILMAQIQNDPKESQKPAKVIEGMITGRIKKELKEICLLDQTYVKAEDGKQSVAKYVEQVAKENGAKITVKGFVRYETGDGIEKKEENFAEEVAKQMGK; this comes from the coding sequence ATGGCTATCACAGCAGCACAGGTAAAAGAATTAAGAGAAATGACCGGCGCCGGAATGATGGATTGTAAGAAAGCTCTTACAGCTACAGAAGGTGATATGGATAAAGCAGTAGAATTCCTTCGCGAAAAAGGTCTTGCTACAGCACAGAAGAAAGCAAGCCGTGTAGCAGCAGAAGGTCTTTGCAAAACTTTAGTTTCCGAAGACGGAAAGAAAGCAGTTGTTGTAGAAGTTAACGCTGAGACAGACTTCGTAGCTAAGAATGAAAAATTCCAGAACTACGTTGCAGATGTAGCAGCTCAGGCTATGAACACAACAGCAGCAGATATCGATGCTTTTCTTGCAGAAGCATGGGCACTTGATACAACTAAGACTGTTAAAGAAGCTCTTGCAGCTCAGATCGCAGTTATCGGCGAGAACATGAACATCAGAAGATTTGCTCAGGTTACAGAAGAGAACGGTTTCGTTGCTTCCTACACACATATGGGCGGTAAGATCGGTGTTCTTGTAGACGTTGAAACAGACGTAGTTAACGATGCTGTTAAAGAAATGGCTAAGAACGTAGCAATGCAGATTGCAGCTCTGAAACCACAGTACACAAGCGATAGCGAAGTAAGCGCAGAATACATTGAGCATGAGAAAGAAATCCTTATGGCTCAGATCCAGAACGATCCGAAAGAATCCCAGAAACCGGCTAAGGTTATCGAAGGAATGATCACAGGTCGTATCAAAAAAGAGCTTAAAGAAATCTGCCTTCTTGACCAGACATACGTTAAAGCTGAAGACGGAAAACAGTCTGTAGCTAAATACGTAGAGCAGGTTGCTAAAGAAAACGGTGCTAAGATCACTGTTAAAGGTTTCGTACGTTACGAGACAGGTGATGGTATCGAAAAGAAAGAAGAGAACTTTGCAGAAGAAGTTGCAAAACAGATGGGTAAATAA
- a CDS encoding DUF6075 family protein: MSNTALGAMKSLEFAGKEHENSESKINECKGYSVEQIFCCDHAKYFWEAVKFRYPEYCL; encoded by the coding sequence ATGAGTAATACAGCGCTAGGTGCAATGAAGAGTTTAGAGTTTGCAGGTAAAGAGCATGAAAATAGTGAATCAAAGATCAATGAATGTAAGGGATATTCCGTAGAGCAGATCTTCTGTTGTGATCATGCTAAATATTTTTGGGAAGCAGTTAAATTTAGATATCCAGAATATTGTCTGTAA
- a CDS encoding ParA family protein, producing MCIIAVANQKGGTGKTTTCVNLGIGLARTGKKVLLVDADAQGSMAVSLGVVEPDNLDHTIVSIMEKVINDESIDDNEGIMHHEEGVDFIPANIELAGLETALVGVMSREFVLKSYLDHMKDKYDYILIDCMPSLGMVTINALVAADYVLIPVEAAYLSTKGLQQLIKTIGKVRRRLNPSLEILGILLTKVDRRANFSKDICDQIREVYGRNIHIFENCIPMSIRAAETSAEGRSIYYYDPKGIVAEGYQSLTKEVLRNEK from the coding sequence ATGTGTATTATTGCAGTAGCAAATCAGAAAGGCGGAACAGGAAAGACAACCACTTGTGTGAATTTAGGGATTGGACTTGCCAGGACGGGAAAAAAGGTTTTATTAGTAGATGCGGATGCTCAGGGGAGCATGGCTGTAAGTCTTGGAGTCGTAGAGCCGGATAATCTCGATCATACAATCGTGAGTATCATGGAAAAAGTAATCAATGATGAAAGTATAGATGATAATGAGGGAATTATGCATCACGAAGAGGGTGTTGATTTTATTCCGGCTAATATCGAATTAGCAGGATTGGAAACTGCACTGGTTGGGGTGATGAGTCGTGAATTTGTATTGAAGTCATATCTGGATCATATGAAGGATAAATATGATTATATATTGATCGACTGTATGCCGTCACTGGGGATGGTAACGATTAATGCACTGGTGGCTGCTGATTATGTATTGATTCCGGTGGAAGCTGCATATCTTTCGACAAAAGGTTTACAGCAGTTGATAAAAACAATTGGAAAGGTTCGCCGCAGGCTGAATCCGTCGTTAGAAATTTTGGGAATACTATTAACCAAAGTAGATCGCCGTGCAAATTTTTCAAAAGATATCTGCGATCAGATCAGAGAAGTGTATGGTAGAAATATCCATATTTTTGAAAACTGTATTCCAATGTCCATCCGGGCGGCAGAAACGTCTGCAGAGGGAAGAAGCATTTATTATTACGATCCTAAAGGTATTGTAGCAGAGGGATATCAGAGTCTGACGAAAGAGGTGCTGAGAAATGAGAAGTAA
- a CDS encoding GntR family transcriptional regulator translates to MIVLDYQDRRPIYEQVTDKFQILILNGVLPPGSQMPSVRQLATELSVNPNTIQRAYMELEKLGLIYPVKGRGNFVADSSQVQKINRESYRKEFTALIQKGRNTGFNREELEKMLAEIFEKEDES, encoded by the coding sequence GTGATTGTTTTGGATTATCAGGACAGGCGTCCAATCTATGAACAGGTTACAGATAAATTTCAGATCCTAATCCTGAACGGTGTCCTGCCGCCGGGATCGCAGATGCCGTCAGTAAGGCAGCTTGCCACAGAACTGTCCGTCAATCCCAACACGATCCAGCGTGCATATATGGAGCTGGAGAAACTGGGACTGATCTATCCTGTAAAAGGCAGAGGAAATTTCGTAGCAGACAGCTCTCAGGTACAGAAGATAAACAGAGAGAGCTACCGAAAAGAATTCACAGCACTGATACAGAAAGGCAGAAACACAGGATTCAACAGAGAGGAACTGGAGAAAATGCTTGCGGAAATCTTTGAAAAGGAGGACGAATCATGA
- a CDS encoding DUF6017 domain-containing protein, translating to MQKVQFEYFYNDDSDQYSFYRIPKLLFTEEYFSSLSCEAKVLYGLMLDRMSLSLKNKWFDEQDRAYIIFTIEDVMELLNCKSQKAVKIMKELDAEDGIGLIEKIRQGFGKPNIIYVKNFMIKEAEEQRQQVQQNELPKNCENQNSVMQNSADFNTVDSENQNSVIRTPVNFSTVDSENQNSVMRNLVNFGIVDGENQNSVIQSPADFSAVDSENQNSAIVKIKNQECRKSKSNYTDYSKTDISKNNPIYPSKTGSMDEMDKYKCVVRKNINYTCFENDWAYDIKMVDELIDLIVEIMTLPDTTTVRIGGIEKNVALVKSQFMKLKKAHIEYVINCLKKNTTKISNIHAYLLTTLYNAPLTMDSYYQAKVNYDLYGNS from the coding sequence ATGCAGAAAGTACAATTTGAATATTTCTATAATGATGATTCTGATCAGTATAGTTTTTATCGTATTCCGAAATTGCTGTTTACAGAGGAATATTTTTCCTCACTTTCTTGTGAAGCAAAGGTATTGTACGGTCTTATGTTAGACCGTATGAGCCTGAGCTTAAAGAACAAATGGTTTGATGAGCAGGATCGGGCGTATATCATTTTTACAATAGAAGATGTAATGGAACTCTTGAATTGCAAAAGCCAGAAAGCAGTTAAGATTATGAAAGAACTTGATGCAGAGGATGGAATCGGACTTATTGAGAAAATAAGACAGGGCTTTGGAAAGCCTAATATCATTTATGTGAAAAATTTTATGATAAAAGAGGCTGAAGAACAACGGCAACAAGTCCAGCAGAATGAGCTGCCTAAGAATTGTGAAAATCAAAATTCAGTAATGCAGAACTCTGCAGATTTCAACACTGTCGATAGTGAAAATCAAAATTCAGTAATACGAACCCCCGTAAATTTCAGCACTGTTGATAGTGAAAATCAAAATTCAGTAATGCGAAATCTCGTAAATTTCGGCATTGTCGATGGTGAAAATCAAAATTCAGTAATACAGAGTCCCGCAGATTTCAGCGCTGTCGATAGTGAAAATCAAAATTCAGCAATTGTGAAAATCAAAAATCAAGAATGCCGAAAATCAAAATCTAATTATACTGATTATAGTAAAACTGATATAAGCAAGAATAATCCTATCTATCCATCAAAAACAGGATCGATGGATGAGATGGATAAATATAAGTGCGTTGTGAGAAAAAATATTAATTATACATGTTTTGAGAATGATTGGGCTTATGATATAAAGATGGTAGATGAGCTGATTGACCTGATAGTGGAGATCATGACACTGCCAGATACTACAACTGTGCGAATTGGCGGGATAGAAAAAAATGTAGCTCTGGTAAAAAGCCAGTTTATGAAGCTGAAAAAAGCACATATAGAGTATGTGATAAATTGCCTGAAGAAAAATACGACCAAAATCAGTAACATCCATGCATATCTACTTACAACCTTGTATAATGCGCCGTTGACCATGGACAGCTATTATCAGGCGAAAGTGAATTATGATCTGTACGGGAATAGTTAA
- a CDS encoding HAD-IA family hydrolase, producing MYKVILFDLDGTLTESGEGITKSVQYALERIGKPEPDLEKLKVFIGPPLMEMFMQYAQIDEATAKQAVEIYRERYSVTGIFENAVYPGIENMLAQLEKKGYILAVASSKPEVYVRQILDHFGLTRYFTEIGGSELNGRRTNKTEVIEDVLKRLNMDKHRDQVIMVGDKEHDVYGARKAGLECIAVSFGYGTEEELKQAEPLKIVDSAEGIVDFFA from the coding sequence ATGTACAAAGTAATTTTGTTTGATTTAGATGGAACATTAACAGAATCCGGAGAGGGTATCACGAAATCTGTTCAGTATGCACTGGAGAGAATTGGAAAGCCTGAACCGGACCTTGAGAAACTGAAGGTTTTCATAGGACCGCCGCTTATGGAGATGTTTATGCAATATGCACAGATTGATGAGGCAACCGCAAAACAGGCGGTGGAAATTTACAGAGAACGCTATTCTGTGACAGGAATCTTTGAAAATGCCGTATATCCGGGAATTGAGAACATGCTGGCACAGTTGGAGAAGAAAGGATATATTCTCGCAGTAGCATCCTCTAAACCGGAAGTATATGTGAGACAGATCCTGGATCATTTTGGACTTACCCGGTACTTCACAGAAATCGGCGGAAGCGAATTGAATGGTCGAAGAACAAACAAGACAGAAGTGATCGAAGATGTTCTGAAACGTCTGAATATGGACAAACACAGAGATCAGGTTATTATGGTTGGAGATAAAGAACATGATGTATACGGAGCACGCAAAGCTGGCCTGGAATGCATTGCAGTTTCTTTCGGATATGGAACTGAAGAAGAGCTTAAACAGGCAGAACCTCTGAAAATCGTTGATTCTGCAGAAGGAATCGTAGATTTTTTCGCCTGA
- a CDS encoding ParB/RepB/Spo0J family partition protein: protein MRSKSAEKIKLTSYEDLFGETVQDNGEKVVYIPLDKLHPFKNHPFQVKDDSKMQETVASVEQYGVLVPGIVRPSENGTYEIISGHRRCRACELAGMEDMPVLIRNLNDDEATIIMVDSNIQREDIAPSEKAFAYKMKFEALRHQGSKGEKFTADIVGEKAGESGRTVHRYIRLTELIPGMLEMVDNNMINVGIGERLSYLRKTEQEYLLKLFVERNIRIKKEQAEQLKKLSSKKMLTEEMIDSLLIKKDTSEKKDVLSYKTIGKFFPPEYTKEQITAVVFELLAEWKENKVGEE, encoded by the coding sequence ATGAGAAGTAAAAGTGCTGAAAAAATCAAACTTACATCATATGAAGATCTGTTTGGAGAAACTGTGCAGGATAATGGAGAAAAAGTCGTATATATTCCTCTTGATAAATTACATCCGTTTAAGAATCATCCATTTCAGGTAAAAGATGATTCCAAAATGCAGGAAACGGTAGCCAGTGTAGAACAGTATGGTGTACTGGTTCCTGGCATTGTACGTCCCTCTGAAAATGGTACATATGAGATTATTTCCGGTCATAGACGTTGTAGAGCATGTGAACTGGCAGGTATGGAAGACATGCCTGTTCTGATCAGAAATCTGAATGATGATGAAGCTACTATTATAATGGTAGACTCCAACATTCAGAGAGAGGATATTGCTCCCAGTGAAAAGGCTTTTGCTTATAAGATGAAATTTGAAGCATTGAGACATCAGGGAAGCAAAGGCGAAAAATTTACAGCTGATATAGTAGGAGAGAAAGCAGGAGAAAGTGGAAGAACCGTACACCGTTATATTCGTTTGACTGAGTTGATTCCTGGAATGCTGGAAATGGTAGATAACAATATGATCAATGTGGGGATTGGTGAAAGATTATCTTACCTGAGGAAGACTGAGCAGGAATATTTGCTGAAACTATTCGTGGAAAGAAATATCCGTATAAAAAAAGAACAGGCAGAACAGCTGAAAAAATTGAGCAGCAAAAAAATGCTTACAGAGGAAATGATAGATTCACTTCTTATTAAAAAAGATACCTCAGAGAAAAAGGATGTTCTTTCATACAAGACAATAGGAAAATTTTTTCCGCCAGAGTATACAAAAGAACAGATAACTGCTGTTGTATTTGAACTTTTAGCAGAATGGAAAGAGAACAAGGTAGGTGAGGAATAA
- a CDS encoding ABC transporter ATP-binding protein, which yields MIEIRNCSKAFGEIHAIDHVLMEIGERQIFGLVGTNGAGKSTLLRMAAGVIKPDEGEILVDQEPVYENEKIKQQIFYISDGGYFPQGYTAADLKDFYREYYPDFMTDRYSKLMDQFHLDEKRRISSYSKGMKKQLLVIMGISAGTKYLLCDETFDGLDPVMRQAVKSLFVSEIMNRDFTPVIASHNMRELEDVCDHVGLLHKGGILLSRELEDMKFHIHKIQCVLPDQTKEEALLKELDVLKKEHQGSLLILTARGTREEILQKVQTQNPIFCEVIPLTLEEIFISETEVAGYEVKNIFW from the coding sequence ATGATAGAGATCAGAAACTGCAGTAAAGCTTTCGGAGAGATCCATGCCATTGACCATGTATTAATGGAAATCGGTGAACGCCAGATTTTCGGACTGGTAGGGACCAACGGTGCAGGAAAGAGCACGCTGCTTCGAATGGCTGCCGGAGTGATAAAGCCGGACGAAGGAGAAATCCTGGTGGATCAGGAACCGGTCTATGAGAATGAAAAGATAAAACAGCAGATATTTTACATTTCAGACGGTGGATATTTTCCACAGGGATATACGGCAGCAGATCTGAAAGATTTCTACAGAGAATATTATCCGGACTTTATGACTGACCGTTACAGTAAATTAATGGACCAGTTTCATCTGGATGAGAAACGCAGGATCAGTTCCTACAGCAAGGGAATGAAGAAACAGCTTCTGGTCATTATGGGAATCAGTGCAGGGACAAAATATCTGTTATGCGATGAAACGTTCGATGGACTTGATCCGGTCATGCGTCAGGCAGTAAAGAGTCTGTTTGTGTCTGAAATCATGAATCGGGATTTTACCCCGGTGATCGCATCTCATAATATGAGAGAACTGGAGGACGTGTGTGACCATGTAGGACTCCTGCACAAAGGAGGAATTCTTTTATCCAGAGAACTGGAAGACATGAAATTCCATATCCATAAGATCCAGTGTGTACTGCCGGATCAGACAAAAGAAGAAGCACTTTTGAAAGAATTGGACGTTTTAAAGAAAGAACATCAGGGATCACTTCTGATACTTACTGCAAGAGGGACCAGAGAAGAAATACTTCAGAAAGTACAGACACAGAATCCAATATTCTGCGAAGTGATTCCATTGACACTGGAGGAGATATTTATCAGCGAAACGGAGGTGGCAGGCTATGAAGTCAAAAACATTTTCTGGTAG
- a CDS encoding DUF6449 domain-containing protein, producing the protein MKSKTFSGRSLRSSLKGSTWILVLLLLGFMVAFPVAELMLIGNQTDEIHRMTFAMICSYLIVPGFLVTMLAAVVNALNEFWYLFSRDKIDFYHSLPVTRSRFFWEKAIRGLVLYLVPYVIMELITMAIAVSKGHGSHLITAAGKMFLEHLLMYLLLYFGAVLALAIAGNILAGILSLCCVYLYGPVLGILLWVLEMMYFRTNMGLKEGMAEKISVFLSPVSISVALRTYSGQKNFWIIIVGGILLLIVLAVCAYLAYTKRPAEKTGKSFVYGFLEPILLFMVVIPAALAIGTMFALIGPEENRTGWWIFGLVLGTVAFYGILQVIFAMDFRKMAAHKLQLLLLGICVAVSAWILHTDAIGYDTRIPTMAKTEGISLNLERIGTESVNEPQMEVSSGSYKLDRLFYFMGGNYGRWTDAGMSDTTYEVLKEIASYQNSKECSGTEIGVQFKKKSGFDITRQYIVTAEQLGRLLEACYEQGTLKDNKYDILEKYRQKVSFITVDPLNELDDQYSVTLEKSDSQKLLDLLKQDIAEASPQELIGIPCGQMELYATSYADMDEHIAPESYAEVGRYIFPTFKRTLVFLKEKGYAFVMEKENLKQYDYSVTYNAEEMDVTDPEQKEELAQSLIRELECPAWLETEAGVSVKVALNSTESAGESLNGIEFAVLKEKEPEFIKKIVETGEEEE; encoded by the coding sequence ATGAAGTCAAAAACATTTTCTGGTAGATCATTAAGAAGCAGCTTAAAAGGCAGTACCTGGATTCTGGTGCTGTTGTTACTGGGGTTTATGGTTGCATTTCCGGTAGCAGAACTGATGCTGATCGGAAATCAGACGGATGAAATCCACAGGATGACTTTTGCCATGATCTGTTCCTATCTGATAGTTCCAGGCTTTTTGGTTACAATGCTTGCGGCCGTTGTAAATGCCCTGAATGAATTCTGGTATCTTTTTTCCAGAGATAAGATTGATTTTTATCACAGTCTTCCGGTAACAAGAAGCAGGTTCTTTTGGGAAAAAGCAATCAGAGGTCTGGTGCTGTATCTGGTTCCATATGTGATCATGGAACTGATCACAATGGCGATCGCAGTCAGCAAAGGACATGGTAGTCATCTGATCACGGCAGCGGGGAAAATGTTTCTGGAACATTTGCTTATGTATCTGCTGCTGTATTTCGGAGCAGTGTTGGCACTGGCAATTGCGGGAAATATTCTGGCAGGTATTCTGTCATTATGCTGTGTTTACCTTTACGGACCGGTACTGGGCATTCTTTTATGGGTGCTGGAAATGATGTATTTCAGAACGAATATGGGACTTAAAGAGGGAATGGCAGAAAAGATATCTGTTTTTCTTTCACCTGTATCTATTTCCGTGGCATTGCGGACTTATTCAGGACAAAAGAATTTCTGGATCATTATAGTGGGCGGGATACTGCTTCTGATTGTTCTGGCAGTATGTGCATATCTGGCATATACAAAGCGTCCAGCTGAGAAAACAGGAAAATCTTTTGTTTACGGATTTCTGGAACCAATCCTTTTGTTTATGGTCGTAATCCCTGCTGCTCTGGCAATTGGAACGATGTTTGCGCTGATCGGACCGGAAGAGAACAGGACTGGCTGGTGGATATTCGGGCTTGTGTTGGGGACAGTTGCATTTTATGGAATTTTGCAGGTTATTTTTGCAATGGATTTCCGTAAAATGGCAGCACATAAGCTGCAGCTTCTGCTTTTGGGAATATGTGTAGCTGTCAGTGCCTGGATATTACACACAGATGCCATCGGATATGATACAAGAATTCCGACAATGGCAAAAACTGAGGGAATCAGTCTGAATCTGGAGCGGATAGGAACTGAGAGTGTGAATGAACCGCAGATGGAAGTGAGCTCTGGTTCATATAAACTGGACAGACTCTTTTATTTTATGGGCGGAAATTATGGCAGATGGACAGATGCAGGAATGTCAGATACAACCTATGAAGTGTTAAAAGAAATTGCGTCTTATCAGAACAGTAAGGAGTGCAGCGGAACAGAAATAGGAGTTCAGTTTAAAAAGAAGAGCGGTTTCGATATTACCAGACAATATATAGTGACAGCGGAGCAGCTTGGCAGACTGCTGGAAGCATGCTATGAGCAGGGAACATTAAAAGATAATAAATATGATATTCTGGAAAAGTACAGACAGAAAGTGTCTTTTATAACAGTAGATCCTTTAAATGAATTAGATGATCAGTACTCTGTAACATTGGAAAAATCTGACAGTCAGAAGCTGCTGGATCTGCTGAAACAGGATATAGCAGAAGCCTCACCGCAGGAACTTATAGGAATCCCGTGTGGACAGATGGAGCTTTACGCTACTTCCTATGCAGATATGGATGAGCATATTGCACCGGAATCCTATGCAGAAGTAGGAAGATATATTTTCCCGACATTTAAGCGGACACTTGTTTTCCTGAAAGAAAAAGGTTATGCTTTTGTTATGGAAAAAGAAAATCTGAAACAGTACGATTATTCAGTGACATATAATGCAGAAGAAATGGATGTCACAGATCCTGAACAGAAAGAAGAATTAGCCCAGAGCCTGATCCGTGAATTGGAGTGTCCGGCATGGCTGGAAACGGAGGCGGGTGTGAGTGTGAAAGTGGCTCTGAACAGTACAGAGTCTGCCGGAGAATCGCTAAACGGAATAGAGTTTGCTGTACTGAAAGAGAAAGAGCCGGAATTTATAAAGAAAATAGTAGAAACTGGCGAGGAAGAAGAATGA
- a CDS encoding pseudouridine synthase, with amino-acid sequence MKKAVRLDKFLADAGAGTRSEVKKFIQKGKVQVNGVPAKKSEIKVSEEDEVVLDGNRISQAPEFVYYLLHKPAGYVSATEDKRDKTVMELVASDRKGLFPVGRLDKDTEGLLLITDDGAVAHELLSPKKHVDKTYYAVTDGCMTKEDVQRFADGLEIGEKNPTMPAKLEILSTRKVEETELEQYPSGWSSEIQLTIKEGKFHQVKRMTETVGKKVVYLKRISMGVLTLPDDLKKGECRQLTAEEEKRLKESIVTK; translated from the coding sequence ATGAAGAAAGCAGTTCGTCTGGACAAGTTCCTGGCAGATGCAGGAGCAGGAACCAGAAGTGAGGTAAAAAAATTTATTCAAAAAGGAAAAGTCCAGGTCAACGGTGTGCCTGCAAAGAAATCGGAGATCAAGGTCAGTGAAGAGGATGAAGTAGTTCTGGACGGAAACAGAATTTCCCAGGCACCGGAATTTGTCTATTATCTTCTGCACAAACCGGCAGGGTATGTTAGTGCCACAGAAGATAAGCGGGACAAAACAGTGATGGAACTTGTAGCATCAGACAGAAAAGGCCTGTTTCCGGTGGGAAGACTGGACAAAGATACGGAAGGACTGCTTCTGATCACAGACGACGGGGCAGTGGCGCATGAATTGCTTTCTCCAAAGAAACATGTGGACAAGACCTATTATGCGGTTACAGACGGATGTATGACCAAAGAGGATGTGCAGCGCTTCGCAGATGGTCTGGAAATCGGAGAAAAAAATCCCACAATGCCGGCAAAACTGGAGATCCTCAGTACAAGAAAAGTTGAAGAGACAGAACTGGAACAGTACCCGTCAGGATGGTCATCAGAAATTCAGCTTACGATCAAAGAGGGGAAATTCCATCAGGTCAAGCGAATGACAGAAACAGTAGGAAAGAAAGTCGTCTATCTGAAACGAATTTCCATGGGAGTATTGACATTGCCGGATGATCTCAAAAAAGGCGAATGCCGACAGTTGACTGCAGAAGAAGAAAAGAGATTAAAAGAAAGTATTGTCACAAAATAA